Proteins from a genomic interval of Pseudobdellovibrionaceae bacterium:
- a CDS encoding ATP-binding cassette domain-containing protein, protein MRVDNIRFENLTFGFENNAKIFQNTTFDFPLDQIVWIKGESGAGRSTLLQLQAGLLIPEQGAYVMNGENVSEMSFEEFLPYRLNIGYGFDLGGVLYNKTLEENLTLPLLYHKVLSPNEAAQRAMIYMEDLGISKYQHLRPSVVPGGVRKLVCLIRALIMHPQILLLDDPSVGLGQETALKFFDLVDELRQQGELRHVFLSSFDDKLMSVVNPTMVAIDNGQLYLHEAEDDSGEKKAVAA, encoded by the coding sequence CTGCGTGTCGACAATATCCGTTTCGAAAACCTGACCTTCGGGTTCGAAAACAACGCGAAGATCTTCCAAAACACGACCTTCGACTTTCCGCTGGATCAGATCGTGTGGATCAAAGGCGAAAGCGGCGCGGGGCGCTCGACGCTTTTGCAACTGCAAGCGGGTCTACTGATTCCCGAACAGGGCGCCTACGTCATGAACGGCGAAAATGTCAGCGAAATGAGTTTCGAAGAATTCCTGCCTTACCGTCTGAACATCGGCTACGGCTTCGACCTGGGCGGCGTCCTTTACAACAAAACCCTCGAGGAAAATCTGACGCTCCCGCTTCTGTACCATAAAGTGTTGTCGCCCAACGAAGCCGCCCAACGGGCCATGATCTATATGGAAGATCTCGGCATCTCGAAATACCAACACCTGCGCCCCTCGGTCGTTCCCGGCGGCGTGCGCAAACTCGTTTGTCTGATTCGCGCTTTGATCATGCATCCGCAGATCCTTTTGCTGGACGATCCGTCGGTGGGATTGGGGCAGGAAACGGCGCTCAAATTCTTCGATTTAGTCGATGAACTTCGTCAGCAAGGTGAACTCCGTCACGTTTTCCTGAGCTCATTCGATGACAAACTCATGAGCGTCGTGAACCCCACGATGGTCGCCATCGACAACGGTCAACTTTACCTCCATGAAGCGGAAGACGATTCCGGAGAAAAGAAAGCGGTCGCGGCATGA
- a CDS encoding ABC transporter permease: MSFLFNQIDGLGRHVTRNLEYTLHVLLTFYLSVRAAIVDRTQSLRTLFGVVSSQIYFTGWQAVPLISVLALGAGGVVILQSSTNLNLLGGTEMIGKLLVIIIVRELGPLMTALVVIARSGTAVASEIGNMRANREIEALESMGINPLSYIVFPRVLGGVISVVSLAVYFTLISILGGYLLTRMLHDLPFGFYADSLARAIAVGDLGLFLLKNTFSGIIIFTVSCHQGLSVGRSPTEVPIATTQAVVKAIIYVVVFNFSVTALFYLNELRKLGVLG; this comes from the coding sequence ATGAGTTTTCTCTTCAACCAGATCGACGGCCTTGGCCGACACGTGACCCGCAACTTGGAGTACACCCTCCACGTTTTGCTCACGTTCTATCTTTCGGTTCGCGCCGCCATCGTCGATCGCACGCAGAGTTTGCGCACGCTTTTTGGCGTCGTCTCTTCGCAGATCTACTTCACCGGCTGGCAAGCCGTGCCGTTGATCTCGGTGTTGGCGCTCGGCGCGGGGGGCGTCGTCATCCTGCAAAGCTCCACGAATTTGAATTTGCTGGGCGGCACCGAGATGATCGGAAAGCTTCTGGTCATTATCATCGTCCGCGAACTCGGCCCCCTGATGACAGCTCTCGTGGTGATCGCGCGCTCGGGCACCGCGGTGGCTTCGGAAATCGGCAACATGCGCGCCAACCGCGAAATCGAAGCGCTGGAAAGTATGGGTATCAATCCGCTGTCTTACATCGTCTTCCCGCGCGTTTTGGGCGGAGTCATCAGCGTCGTTTCGCTGGCCGTTTACTTCACCTTGATTTCGATTTTGGGCGGCTACCTTTTGACCCGCATGCTGCACGATCTGCCGTTCGGCTTTTACGCGGACTCGCTCGCGCGCGCGATCGCGGTCGGCGATTTGGGGCTTTTCCTTCTGAAGAACACCTTTTCGGGTATCATCATCTTCACGGTCAGCTGTCACCAAGGCCTTTCCGTCGGCCGCAGCCCCACGGAAGTCCCCATCGCGACGACCCAAGCGGTCGTCAAAGCCATCATCTACGTCGTGGTTTTCAATTTTTCGGTCACCGCTCTTTTCTATCTGAACGAACTTCGTAAACTGGGAGTTTTGGGATGA
- a CDS encoding YdcF family protein produces MKSWLLKASRYIGVGFILAGLFILLLVETHRRLQDEVMASWDTDTDADCALVLTGGPHRIREGFAMLARKQVRHLIIAGVHPTTELTDLVTPWDLVWGPDMDKIVLEKRSTTTYGNAQQSLPIVEGLGCRKLELITSQLHMYRATKTFNSSFPDSIAITKHPVPPLVRNSNFSEYWTEVMKTMFYSVWAF; encoded by the coding sequence TTGAAGTCTTGGCTGCTCAAGGCTAGTCGCTACATCGGCGTCGGCTTCATCCTCGCGGGCCTGTTCATTCTGCTGCTGGTGGAAACGCACCGCCGACTGCAGGACGAGGTCATGGCCAGTTGGGATACGGACACCGACGCCGACTGCGCCCTCGTCTTGACGGGCGGCCCCCACCGCATTCGCGAGGGCTTCGCGATGCTCGCGCGCAAACAAGTGCGTCACCTCATCATCGCGGGCGTGCACCCGACGACGGAGCTCACCGATCTGGTGACGCCCTGGGATCTCGTTTGGGGTCCCGATATGGACAAGATCGTCCTCGAAAAACGCTCCACCACGACCTACGGCAACGCCCAACAGTCGCTGCCCATCGTCGAAGGTCTAGGGTGTCGCAAACTGGAGCTGATCACCTCGCAACTGCATATGTACCGGGCCACGAAGACATTCAACAGCAGTTTCCCGGACTCGATCGCCATCACGAAACACCCCGTCCCCCCTTTGGTCCGTAATTCCAACTTCTCGGAATACTGGACCGAGGTCATGAAGACCATGTTCTACTCGGTCTGGGCTTTCTAA